The Paenibacillus sp. FSL R7-0204 genome includes a region encoding these proteins:
- a CDS encoding chitobiase/beta-hexosaminidase C-terminal domain-containing protein: MALKRKSWIGYLIALAVIVVAAVAGGIMAKADPQTWDSAARTEWYVPTNDTFKIKTAEELAGVAKLVNEGTVNGLRGKIMEITGNLDLSAYQWVPIGTAEHPFRGTLITEGGLMKKINGLNVVANRSYQGLVGNMVGGTVGGLIFESGTISVTGVTYDVYAGSAVGKMSGSSIVFDITNQINITSDASLYHSYTGGIVGMGEGMISNSINNAAVTAYGSADVGGMLGYGDARGIIIKKVVNNGAILAQGTDSSVLTAGGIAGHTTGSLRLNDEDTPIINTAAVTIAGGNQVAAGGIVGKVDNTVVFSNMTTNNGAVTVNAAAAVNSAAGALVGATGTVASEAASITFVNTAPVTNNGGKNVYTGGIAGYTGSKFTWTHPYANIQQITATGAENVATGGFVGYAAGGLVTSNATAGVFENRKLISVNGGKGVYTGGIAGYDAGGNITQTSSTGELKVNGTADVYTGGTVGYEIGGTIASAVTGKTTAGHLNITSDGTIGGIAGYLEGTVTNSSIKYATLQVTSAGGVVGGIAGNAQGTVTGVIAGDAESAGYSTLVLQAAVAGAADGQYNVTFGGLVGLNTKPLTLNGGKAARISFLNEAGTSGYTIGGVAGKLTADAVIGTVAVPVDVQDIVTELKADKVSFGGGAGHNSAAQFNGHTNRIEIKATGASVKAGGMFGENHSAAATPYNHAENVVITASGADNQLGGNTGFNAGQLVNATVTQLSIEASGVRALAGGIAGHSEGASAPEARAGIASAVLNVPGAEPMITLTAADAKAGAIVGAAATTDITMPEVNAENGALMLIQAQAAKPSVGGLAGTLTNSSISSDSKKINVENMLILAGPAAADAYIGGIVGYNESSRLERLVGSAVSLTINAPRATAGGVAGYNHGSATGIIVDTYISGLNLKANDGALSSYAGGIVGLNAAQSIDPVLSPATSVSTIQNTRTLGTVSATSSNAIVGGMVGENRTLIANNSITDKISVISRGNSSLIGGLAGVNTASGTLYYTYSNANLTIEGTGTHAGGLVGSNAGAVIGSYVDIDVTGNAQGTSSGSVYLGGLIGRNTAGTVEQSYSASKVTANKVYTIVGGLIGELSGGTVKNSYVAKSVNAANDNSYAGGFVGRITNGKISNVYSAAEVNVAEKKTAYAGGFAGRYDNASKELLYKSYYIKDEGLNINRDLPDFAEGNHRWLNVHVRLTTILSETLKDRTVFPGLSGWDFEGAWKYGSLSAAYRYPEVNRTANTGGGDNGNNVNANINWYTKDKDAIGFEITSEAELAGLAGIVNGTIAGVEQFSFKDRTVTVLNPIHIQSKQWVPIGDKEANPFEGMFDGKSLLIDGLTLQPVYTHSGLFGIIGATATVQNMNLEPLAVGGNGYTGVLAGTNLGTVKNVDLKLLGGVKVSGSIVGGIIGQNSGSVAGLQLTLDGGSRIETVAEGGIAGGLIGDNTADITADTYVIHDKDGSIGSAADRAVIGGIIGVQNGNVTGLALEVNSRYRISSTGMEATVGGLVGHYQSGQAEGLTVSFADGTLEARGLGSSLGGMIGQSDQGNIIRNVTVTGSGSGVQLTANGTAGGVVGAKEGRLGGMLARSADNSSSFDLERAAVSGVKLATTSDSLKAVLGGIAGSASRTAINDAKFKASLQAAGEVITAGGIVGESDNSIIYNADSSPELQAAAKSGEATVGGIAGTISAQDINQGFDFGKAYPLYKGIYIAKVHDGQITVTGTDHRADLYAGGLTGKNTDASIYSSEVASGLKVTGGNTVSAGGVAGYSNGIIVDTIVRSGVNTDNSRVINAGGLVGWGDGGEIHYSKVISGSGQSITIGSAVTLGESVPNTRVGGVIGMADHVLITNTHTDIPVVITDTNQDNTMYAGGFAGLLGENGTTAGAIKNSYATGKLNVSGRLGSYVGGFAGSVDHYSITDSYASGDISNTGFDTRSGGFAASVERSGSISKSYALQNKLSTVGVKSSTRSYNGGFAGYNDGTLTSVYANVPQITVAVAGNNVSTGALVGYNFRDGKIISSSYTGTLAAVGRNTGAAAAAVNTAAVNPLASGLWSIDYDTTFLNDLTDGAITVQTPLQLAGAVMFYNETGLDYYKLFNRTAEDKPELATILLSADIDLAGRYWTAFDSFTGVFDGQGHTLNGLSLKASGQQTAGFIKDNRGQLLNVNFTGAELFGAVNAGIAAGINHTGAVIQNVKVSGSVAGSAAAGGGAGVNQGTLEKVTNEGVKLAGAGRIGGITGSNAGVIHQAVSKGNIDGSSALAAGGIAGENSAEGSITESLVYGDIRVASAQAIAGGISGLNAGEIKNSYSAATVLAEGMSTAWAGGIAGLAESGSITSSLNTGEVKAGVKGKIQPLQAFFGGIAGQKSDNATISGSLFNRQMLKNNIAYYNLNGQPVAGASSGAMGLLGTELTGANLPAGLDAGVWTAQNTFYPVLASFNGTTEGTLASAAVILNPQDLINRVGSAFHMSSGGALSWSADPSKAVVNGTTGSLISGGSAVLKATAGGQSRNIAINTAALQYPSAAVAPTATPADKNFTTEVKVELATGEQGGSIYYTLDGTTPTETSQMYSGPIDLKSTTTVRAVTIAPGKEYSPVAAWTWTLVVPNPGTNPGPGTSPGGGPGPAAPLPSPAPVPAAPAITAVAGTSTVTGDSEAPVKIAKNSKLALTAPEGQTIYYTTDGSIPTTKSTKYTGELLITKSMTIKAITDKDDKVITIEYAVENAKYSLKSNSGEIKYMTAYPNGLFMPNAAITRYELIQSLAPLLDMEEVNVGNLFNDVNAENEGLTGFFASAGIIEGFPEGGFGGTKGLTRAEFSKIMTTVLKLDVTGAGVTKQKDLRGHWAEKYVNALSQAGYVQGFPDGTFKPGTPITRAQAVVLINRIAGTKKLTVTAARFKDLPATHWAYKDIMSVVK; encoded by the coding sequence ATGGCTTTGAAGCGAAAATCATGGATAGGTTATCTAATAGCACTGGCGGTAATTGTCGTTGCCGCAGTTGCCGGAGGCATCATGGCCAAGGCTGATCCGCAGACCTGGGACAGCGCGGCTAGGACCGAGTGGTACGTGCCAACGAATGATACCTTCAAAATAAAGACTGCTGAAGAGCTGGCAGGTGTAGCCAAGCTCGTCAATGAAGGTACCGTAAACGGTCTAAGAGGTAAAATTATGGAGATTACCGGCAACCTGGATCTCTCCGCTTACCAGTGGGTGCCAATCGGTACAGCCGAGCATCCCTTCCGGGGAACATTAATCACGGAAGGCGGATTAATGAAGAAGATTAACGGTTTGAATGTAGTAGCGAACCGTTCTTACCAGGGTCTGGTAGGGAACATGGTAGGCGGTACAGTAGGCGGCCTGATTTTTGAATCAGGCACCATCTCTGTGACCGGTGTAACCTATGATGTCTATGCCGGCTCTGCCGTAGGTAAAATGAGCGGCAGCAGCATTGTTTTTGACATTACTAACCAGATCAATATCACTTCGGACGCTTCTCTGTACCACTCCTACACGGGCGGTATTGTCGGGATGGGCGAAGGGATGATCTCGAACTCTATCAATAACGCAGCGGTGACAGCGTATGGTTCAGCCGATGTTGGCGGAATGTTGGGCTATGGTGACGCCAGAGGCATTATCATCAAAAAAGTGGTCAACAATGGAGCGATTCTTGCCCAGGGGACGGACAGTTCCGTGCTCACCGCGGGCGGGATCGCAGGGCATACGACAGGATCGCTTCGTCTAAATGATGAAGATACTCCAATCATCAATACGGCGGCAGTTACCATTGCCGGCGGGAATCAGGTTGCGGCAGGCGGGATTGTCGGCAAAGTAGACAACACCGTCGTGTTCTCCAACATGACTACCAATAATGGTGCAGTTACCGTTAATGCAGCTGCGGCAGTGAACTCGGCAGCCGGGGCACTGGTTGGTGCAACTGGTACGGTAGCAAGCGAAGCGGCTTCCATTACCTTTGTAAATACAGCGCCGGTTACCAATAACGGCGGCAAGAACGTATATACAGGCGGGATTGCCGGATATACCGGCAGCAAATTCACCTGGACGCATCCTTATGCGAATATTCAGCAGATTACAGCAACAGGCGCAGAGAATGTAGCTACCGGCGGATTCGTCGGATATGCCGCAGGCGGCTTGGTTACCAGCAACGCTACGGCAGGAGTATTCGAGAATAGAAAGCTGATCTCAGTTAACGGCGGTAAAGGAGTCTACACAGGCGGGATTGCCGGTTATGATGCAGGCGGGAACATCACCCAGACCTCTTCCACAGGCGAACTGAAGGTTAATGGTACTGCGGATGTATACACAGGTGGTACCGTTGGTTACGAAATCGGCGGAACCATTGCATCGGCAGTGACCGGCAAGACTACAGCGGGTCATCTGAATATCACTTCCGATGGTACCATCGGCGGAATCGCCGGTTATCTGGAAGGAACCGTGACTAATTCTTCTATTAAATATGCAACGCTTCAAGTGACTTCGGCTGGCGGCGTTGTCGGCGGGATTGCCGGTAATGCACAGGGAACGGTAACCGGAGTTATTGCGGGAGATGCTGAATCGGCAGGCTACAGCACCTTGGTGCTCCAGGCTGCGGTAGCAGGTGCGGCAGACGGGCAGTATAATGTCACGTTTGGCGGACTTGTAGGCTTGAACACCAAGCCTCTGACGCTGAACGGCGGTAAAGCTGCACGGATCAGCTTCCTGAATGAAGCCGGAACCAGCGGATATACAATCGGCGGCGTAGCAGGCAAGCTGACTGCTGATGCGGTAATCGGTACTGTAGCTGTGCCTGTAGATGTCCAGGATATCGTTACAGAACTGAAGGCCGACAAGGTAAGCTTCGGCGGCGGCGCAGGGCATAACTCGGCTGCCCAGTTCAACGGGCACACGAATCGTATTGAGATTAAGGCTACAGGCGCTTCGGTAAAAGCCGGCGGTATGTTCGGCGAGAACCATTCGGCCGCAGCCACTCCTTACAATCATGCAGAGAATGTAGTTATCACTGCAAGTGGTGCGGATAACCAGCTTGGCGGGAATACCGGCTTCAATGCCGGACAGCTGGTTAACGCTACAGTGACCCAGTTGTCTATTGAAGCCAGCGGTGTCCGTGCGTTAGCGGGCGGAATCGCCGGACATTCCGAAGGAGCATCGGCGCCTGAAGCACGTGCAGGCATTGCATCTGCTGTACTGAATGTTCCCGGTGCTGAACCGATGATTACGCTGACAGCGGCGGATGCCAAAGCTGGAGCGATCGTTGGAGCAGCGGCAACGACAGATATTACAATGCCGGAAGTGAACGCGGAAAATGGCGCTCTGATGCTTATCCAGGCGCAAGCGGCGAAGCCGTCTGTCGGCGGTCTGGCAGGCACCCTTACGAACAGCAGCATCAGCAGTGACAGCAAAAAGATCAATGTGGAGAATATGCTGATTCTGGCGGGGCCAGCGGCTGCAGATGCTTATATTGGCGGGATTGTAGGCTACAATGAGTCCTCCAGGCTGGAACGTCTGGTAGGATCAGCGGTGAGTCTGACCATTAACGCGCCGCGCGCTACAGCAGGCGGGGTGGCCGGATATAACCACGGCAGTGCTACAGGCATTATTGTGGACACTTATATCAGCGGTCTGAATCTGAAGGCTAACGACGGTGCATTGTCCTCTTATGCCGGGGGCATTGTGGGCCTCAATGCGGCCCAGAGTATTGATCCGGTGCTGAGTCCTGCAACCTCGGTCAGCACGATTCAGAATACCCGGACACTGGGTACGGTCTCAGCTACCTCCTCAAATGCCATTGTGGGCGGTATGGTCGGTGAGAACCGTACGCTGATTGCCAACAACAGCATTACCGATAAAATCTCGGTGATCTCCAGAGGCAATTCCTCCCTCATTGGCGGTCTGGCCGGTGTGAACACGGCTTCAGGAACACTCTATTACACGTATTCCAATGCGAACCTGACCATTGAGGGGACAGGCACACATGCCGGAGGATTAGTAGGCAGCAATGCTGGTGCAGTCATTGGCTCTTATGTAGATATTGATGTGACGGGCAATGCCCAAGGAACATCAAGCGGTTCGGTCTACCTGGGCGGACTGATCGGCAGAAATACAGCCGGTACGGTGGAGCAATCCTACTCCGCTTCCAAGGTTACAGCGAACAAAGTCTATACCATTGTCGGCGGTCTGATCGGAGAGCTGTCCGGCGGAACGGTCAAGAATTCCTATGTAGCGAAAAGTGTTAACGCTGCGAACGATAATTCTTACGCCGGCGGCTTCGTTGGCAGAATTACAAACGGTAAAATAAGCAACGTCTACTCAGCAGCAGAGGTTAATGTAGCGGAGAAAAAGACCGCTTATGCCGGCGGTTTCGCCGGACGTTATGATAATGCAAGTAAAGAACTGCTCTATAAATCCTACTATATTAAAGATGAAGGACTGAATATCAACCGCGATCTGCCTGATTTCGCAGAGGGCAATCACCGCTGGCTGAATGTGCATGTCCGGCTGACCACTATTCTGTCGGAGACACTGAAGGACAGAACGGTATTCCCGGGCTTGTCGGGCTGGGATTTCGAGGGAGCCTGGAAATACGGCTCGCTGAGCGCGGCATACCGCTATCCTGAAGTCAACCGCACTGCCAATACCGGCGGCGGAGACAACGGCAATAACGTAAATGCCAATATCAACTGGTACACGAAGGATAAGGATGCAATCGGCTTCGAGATCACCTCGGAGGCTGAGCTTGCCGGTCTGGCGGGAATTGTCAACGGCACCATTGCCGGTGTAGAGCAATTCAGCTTCAAGGACAGAACGGTGACCGTGCTGAATCCGATCCATATCCAATCCAAGCAGTGGGTGCCTATCGGTGACAAAGAGGCTAATCCGTTTGAAGGAATGTTCGACGGGAAAAGCCTGCTAATCGACGGCCTGACCCTGCAGCCGGTATACACGCATTCCGGGTTGTTCGGAATCATTGGAGCTACTGCTACAGTGCAGAACATGAACCTTGAGCCGCTCGCGGTTGGCGGCAACGGCTACACCGGCGTATTGGCCGGGACGAATCTGGGTACAGTCAAGAATGTCGACCTTAAGCTGCTTGGCGGCGTGAAGGTCAGCGGCAGTATTGTTGGCGGCATCATCGGCCAGAACTCAGGCAGTGTTGCCGGTCTGCAGCTTACGCTGGACGGCGGAAGCCGGATTGAGACGGTAGCTGAAGGCGGTATCGCCGGCGGTCTGATCGGCGACAACACAGCGGATATTACAGCTGACACTTATGTTATTCACGATAAGGACGGCAGCATCGGCAGTGCGGCTGACCGTGCTGTTATCGGCGGAATTATCGGAGTTCAGAATGGTAATGTGACAGGCCTGGCCCTTGAAGTGAACTCAAGATACCGGATCTCTTCAACAGGAATGGAAGCCACTGTTGGCGGACTGGTTGGACATTACCAGAGCGGTCAAGCTGAAGGGCTGACCGTGAGCTTTGCAGACGGAACCCTGGAAGCGCGGGGGCTTGGCTCCAGCCTTGGCGGTATGATCGGTCAATCCGATCAAGGGAACATCATCCGCAATGTTACAGTAACCGGCTCCGGCAGCGGTGTGCAGCTGACAGCTAATGGTACGGCTGGCGGTGTTGTGGGCGCGAAGGAAGGCAGACTCGGCGGAATGCTGGCCCGTTCTGCAGATAACAGCAGCAGCTTCGATCTTGAACGTGCAGCAGTGTCAGGCGTGAAGCTGGCTACGACCAGCGACAGCTTGAAGGCTGTGCTCGGCGGGATTGCCGGATCAGCTTCCCGGACGGCGATCAATGACGCCAAGTTCAAGGCTTCGTTGCAGGCTGCCGGTGAGGTGATCACTGCCGGAGGTATTGTGGGAGAGAGTGATAACTCCATCATCTACAACGCAGATTCGTCACCTGAGCTTCAAGCTGCGGCGAAGAGCGGTGAGGCCACTGTCGGCGGGATCGCCGGAACGATCTCAGCCCAGGATATCAATCAGGGCTTTGATTTTGGCAAGGCATATCCGCTGTATAAAGGGATCTACATTGCTAAGGTTCATGATGGACAGATCACAGTCACCGGAACAGACCATCGTGCTGACCTCTATGCAGGTGGTTTGACAGGCAAGAATACGGATGCCTCCATCTACAGCTCAGAGGTTGCCTCCGGTCTGAAGGTAACCGGCGGCAATACCGTGAGTGCAGGCGGAGTAGCCGGATACAGTAACGGTATCATTGTGGATACCATTGTCAGAAGCGGTGTGAACACGGATAACAGCAGAGTAATTAATGCCGGCGGACTTGTCGGCTGGGGAGACGGCGGAGAGATTCATTACAGTAAAGTCATCTCCGGCTCAGGACAGTCCATCACTATCGGATCGGCGGTTACACTGGGTGAATCGGTACCGAATACACGCGTCGGCGGGGTGATCGGAATGGCCGATCATGTCCTGATTACGAATACCCATACGGATATTCCGGTAGTGATCACAGATACCAATCAGGATAATACGATGTATGCAGGCGGTTTTGCCGGACTCCTGGGTGAGAACGGTACAACTGCGGGAGCAATCAAGAATTCCTATGCCACAGGCAAGCTGAATGTCAGCGGCAGATTAGGCTCCTATGTCGGCGGATTCGCCGGGTCTGTAGATCATTACTCGATCACAGATTCCTATGCATCCGGTGACATCAGCAATACCGGCTTCGACACACGCAGCGGCGGTTTCGCAGCATCCGTGGAGAGAAGCGGCAGCATCAGCAAGTCTTACGCATTGCAGAATAAGCTGTCTACTGTCGGAGTGAAGTCTTCGACCCGTTCATACAACGGCGGCTTTGCCGGTTATAATGACGGAACGCTTACAAGTGTGTACGCGAATGTGCCGCAGATCACGGTTGCGGTAGCAGGCAATAATGTCTCTACTGGCGCACTGGTCGGCTACAACTTCCGGGACGGTAAAATCATTAGTTCATCCTATACAGGCACATTGGCTGCTGTAGGACGTAACACAGGCGCGGCCGCAGCAGCCGTAAATACAGCAGCAGTTAATCCGCTGGCTTCAGGACTCTGGAGTATCGACTATGATACTACCTTCCTGAACGACCTGACGGATGGGGCCATTACAGTACAGACGCCGCTGCAGCTGGCGGGGGCAGTCATGTTCTATAACGAGACTGGACTGGATTATTACAAGCTGTTCAACAGAACGGCTGAAGACAAGCCGGAGCTGGCAACGATCCTGCTCAGTGCGGATATCGATCTTGCCGGACGCTACTGGACGGCATTCGACAGCTTCACAGGCGTGTTCGACGGTCAAGGCCATACGCTAAACGGACTTTCGCTGAAAGCCTCCGGCCAGCAAACCGCCGGATTCATCAAGGATAATCGTGGACAGCTCCTGAATGTGAACTTTACCGGAGCAGAGCTCTTTGGCGCAGTAAATGCAGGTATTGCTGCCGGGATCAACCACACAGGTGCAGTCATCCAGAATGTGAAGGTCAGCGGTTCCGTGGCTGGCAGTGCTGCCGCAGGCGGGGGTGCTGGTGTGAATCAGGGCACTCTGGAGAAGGTCACGAATGAAGGAGTGAAGCTTGCCGGAGCAGGCCGGATTGGCGGAATTACCGGAAGCAACGCTGGTGTGATTCACCAGGCTGTATCGAAGGGCAACATTGATGGTTCATCTGCACTGGCCGCAGGCGGAATTGCCGGTGAGAACAGTGCGGAAGGCTCCATCACTGAATCGCTTGTCTATGGCGATATCCGTGTAGCTTCGGCCCAGGCAATCGCTGGCGGGATCAGCGGACTGAATGCTGGAGAGATCAAGAACAGCTACTCTGCCGCCACAGTTCTCGCCGAAGGCATGTCTACTGCATGGGCTGGCGGAATTGCCGGTCTGGCAGAGAGCGGCTCCATTACTTCTTCCCTGAATACCGGAGAAGTGAAGGCTGGAGTGAAGGGCAAGATTCAACCGCTGCAGGCCTTCTTCGGCGGGATTGCCGGACAGAAATCGGACAATGCCACGATCAGCGGCTCCTTGTTCAACAGACAAATGCTGAAGAATAATATTGCTTACTATAATCTGAATGGCCAGCCAGTAGCTGGAGCCAGCAGCGGTGCAATGGGACTTCTCGGCACAGAGCTGACCGGTGCGAATCTGCCGGCAGGCCTGGATGCCGGAGTCTGGACAGCCCAGAACACCTTCTATCCAGTACTTGCATCCTTTAACGGAACAACCGAAGGGACACTGGCTTCAGCCGCTGTTATCCTGAACCCGCAGGATCTGATTAACCGCGTGGGTTCGGCATTCCACATGAGCAGCGGCGGAGCACTCTCCTGGAGCGCTGATCCGTCCAAGGCTGTAGTGAACGGTACAACCGGCAGCCTGATATCAGGCGGCAGTGCAGTGCTGAAAGCAACCGCTGGAGGACAGAGCAGAAATATTGCTATTAATACAGCAGCACTTCAGTACCCGAGTGCAGCAGTTGCACCAACTGCAACTCCAGCAGATAAGAATTTCACCACTGAAGTGAAGGTGGAGCTGGCAACAGGTGAACAGGGAGGAAGCATCTACTATACACTGGACGGTACAACACCTACTGAGACTTCCCAGATGTACAGCGGACCTATCGATCTTAAGAGCACAACAACGGTTAGAGCCGTTACCATTGCTCCTGGGAAAGAGTACAGTCCGGTTGCAGCCTGGACCTGGACGCTTGTAGTCCCTAATCCCGGCACTAATCCGGGCCCTGGTACCAGCCCTGGAGGTGGCCCTGGTCCGGCAGCTCCGCTTCCGAGCCCGGCACCTGTACCGGCAGCTCCCGCGATTACCGCGGTTGCTGGAACATCAACAGTAACTGGTGACAGTGAAGCTCCAGTCAAGATTGCTAAGAACAGCAAGCTTGCGCTGACGGCTCCAGAAGGGCAGACGATCTATTACACAACGGACGGCAGCATTCCGACTACCAAGAGCACGAAATACACCGGTGAGCTGCTGATTACCAAGAGTATGACGATCAAAGCGATTACGGACAAAGACGATAAAGTTATTACCATCGAGTATGCGGTGGAGAATGCGAAGTACAGCCTGAAGAGTAACAGCGGCGAGATCAAGTATATGACAGCCTATCCGAACGGCCTGTTCATGCCGAACGCTGCAATTACCCGATATGAGCTGATCCAGTCCCTTGCACCGCTGCTCGATATGGAAGAAGTGAATGTAGGCAATCTGTTCAATGATGTCAATGCCGAGAATGAAGGTCTGACCGGATTCTTCGCTTCGGCCGGCATTATTGAAGGCTTCCCGGAAGGCGGATTCGGCGGAACGAAGGGCTTAACCAGAGCCGAGTTCTCCAAAATCATGACCACCGTGTTGAAGCTTGATGTGACCGGGGCAGGCGTTACGAAGCAGAAGGATCTCCGCGGCCACTGGGCAGAGAAATACGTGAATGCCCTGTCGCAGGCGGGATATGTGCAAGGCTTCCCAGACGGAACCTTCAAGCCGGGAACACCGATTACCCGTGCACAGGCCGTAGTGCTGATCAACCGGATTGCCGGCACGAAGAAGCTGACGGTAACCGCTGCACGGTTCAAAGACCTTCCGGCTACCCACTGGGCTTACAAAGACATCATGTCGGTTGTGAAATAA
- a CDS encoding LytR/AlgR family response regulator transcription factor: MIKAYLLDVNQKDLYKLSSMLQHTGKVNVIGMSAYPENVVDRIVLLQPDVLFLDLQLPGHQGVVVAELVKKRLPDIQIVVVTETKQHALWAFDQDIVDYVLKPLEEVRLGQSLERLRQGS, from the coding sequence GTGATTAAGGCCTATTTGCTGGATGTGAATCAGAAGGATCTCTATAAGCTGTCATCGATGCTTCAGCATACAGGCAAGGTGAATGTGATCGGCATGTCTGCTTATCCCGAGAATGTTGTGGACCGGATTGTTCTGCTGCAGCCCGATGTGCTGTTTCTGGATCTTCAGCTGCCCGGCCACCAAGGAGTCGTCGTAGCCGAGCTGGTGAAGAAAAGGCTGCCGGATATTCAGATTGTGGTGGTCACAGAGACGAAGCAGCATGCCCTGTGGGCCTTCGACCAGGATATTGTGGATTATGTGCTGAAGCCGCTGGAGGAGGTCCGGCTGGGCCAGTCTCTGGAGCGGCTGCGTCAGGGAAGCTGA
- a CDS encoding S1 family peptidase, producing the protein MKTKLLAVSLVLSLISAILFYSGTTSADTPEAFSAEQSYGIASKAIFYLRVLKSDGTASSTGTGMILSPAGTAATAYHVVKNAQRIEGVMADGTVISPIKVMKSDELKDVAILELPSPAAMKQKDNAYAYLPLRGDKLRHGEAVYALGYPLKNTAIITEGIVNTPAADINGRSRILTSAQVASGMSGGPLLDTHGELAGIISGSLRTMNNIHLIVNMEDLRSLLPASFN; encoded by the coding sequence ATGAAAACAAAGCTGCTTGCCGTAAGCCTGGTCCTCTCATTGATCTCGGCGATACTCTTCTATTCAGGTACCACCAGTGCGGATACACCTGAGGCGTTTAGCGCTGAACAAAGCTATGGAATAGCGAGTAAGGCGATTTTTTATCTGCGTGTGCTGAAAAGCGACGGTACTGCAAGCTCCACCGGAACAGGAATGATCCTGTCTCCGGCCGGTACCGCAGCAACGGCGTATCATGTGGTCAAAAACGCACAGCGCATTGAAGGAGTCATGGCAGATGGAACGGTGATTAGTCCGATTAAAGTCATGAAGTCCGACGAGCTGAAGGATGTGGCCATCCTTGAACTGCCAAGTCCCGCTGCGATGAAGCAAAAGGATAATGCCTATGCTTATCTGCCGTTGCGGGGGGACAAGCTGAGACATGGTGAAGCGGTGTATGCCCTCGGGTATCCGCTCAAGAATACAGCGATCATCACGGAGGGGATTGTCAACACTCCGGCAGCTGACATTAACGGCAGAAGCAGGATTCTAACCTCGGCCCAGGTGGCAAGCGGAATGTCCGGGGGGCCTCTGCTGGATACGCACGGCGAGCTGGCGGGTATTATCTCTGGTTCCCTGCGGACGATGAATAACATTCATTTGATTGTGAATATGGAGGATCTGCGCAGCCTGCTGCCGGCTTCCTTCAACTAA